In one window of Frigoriglobus tundricola DNA:
- a CDS encoding MT-A70 family methyltransferase — translation MSKLFSTILLDPPWPETKIGKFDETRHKRADEPPYSTLSIEDIAALPIGDLADTSCNIWLWTTSRSLPDGFDLLRRWGFKYLNTVTWVKPSGFGAWWVNRTQIMLMGYRGKLVMNEKYRPNVLFAPSRRHSQKPENSYELIERVSPGPYLEVFARTQRSPEWVAIGNEIDGKDIRESIAGFLN, via the coding sequence GCCCTGGCCCGAAACGAAGATCGGCAAGTTTGACGAAACCCGCCATAAGCGGGCCGACGAACCGCCTTACTCCACTCTCAGCATTGAGGACATAGCCGCTTTACCGATTGGCGACTTAGCCGATACCAGTTGCAATATCTGGCTTTGGACAACAAGCCGAAGTTTGCCGGATGGGTTCGACTTGTTGAGGCGCTGGGGCTTCAAGTACCTCAATACCGTTACCTGGGTGAAGCCTTCCGGCTTCGGGGCATGGTGGGTAAATCGCACTCAGATTATGTTAATGGGCTATCGTGGCAAACTCGTGATGAACGAGAAGTACCGGCCGAACGTCCTCTTTGCGCCAAGCAGAAGGCACAGCCAGAAGCCAGAGAACAGTTACGAGCTAATCGAGCGTGTTAGCCCCGGCCCATACTTGGAAGTGTTCGCCAGAACTCAGCGTTCGCCAGAGTGGGTTGCGATTGGTAATGAAATTGATGGGAAGGATATTCGGGAAAGTATTGCGGGGTTTCTCAACTAG
- a CDS encoding NAD-dependent epimerase/dehydratase family protein: MKTEQNNGNYKTVDTCFVPKDYETLIHLAAITDPQTANEADVFRVNYAEAVEFFERALVAGVKRIVWASSASVYGDGPAPQTEGQTVRPLTAYAESKALLEVSAARLSAKYGVPMIGLRFSNVYGPGEAHKGKSASVVYQLVRQMRNGERPRLFWHGEQSRDWVSVHDVCRAITLATERGGSGVYNVGSGVATCFNNVVATINEQGRLDLTPDYIPNPFKGYQSYTKLDLTRSGAHLGYVPQVDLVNGIRELLTSEEINGK, encoded by the coding sequence GTGAAGACAGAGCAGAACAACGGCAATTACAAGACGGTTGACACTTGCTTTGTGCCCAAAGACTACGAAACCCTCATTCACCTTGCCGCTATCACCGATCCGCAAACCGCAAACGAAGCCGACGTGTTCCGGGTGAACTACGCCGAAGCTGTCGAGTTCTTCGAGCGGGCGCTAGTGGCGGGTGTGAAACGCATCGTGTGGGCGAGTTCCGCCAGCGTGTACGGGGATGGGCCAGCACCACAAACGGAAGGGCAGACGGTGCGGCCTCTCACGGCCTACGCTGAATCGAAAGCCCTACTCGAAGTGTCGGCCGCTCGCCTCTCGGCAAAGTACGGGGTTCCCATGATCGGCCTCCGCTTCTCCAACGTCTACGGCCCCGGCGAAGCCCACAAGGGCAAGAGTGCCAGTGTCGTTTACCAGCTTGTGCGGCAAATGAGGAACGGCGAGCGCCCCAGGCTGTTCTGGCACGGCGAGCAAAGCCGGGATTGGGTGAGCGTTCACGATGTCTGCCGAGCTATCACGCTGGCGACGGAGAGAGGCGGTAGCGGCGTTTACAACGTCGGGAGCGGGGTAGCCACTTGCTTCAACAACGTGGTTGCCACAATCAACGAGCAGGGCAGGCTGGACTTAACGCCCGATTACATCCCGAACCCGTTTAAGGGCTATCAGAGCTATACAAAACTTGACTTAACCCGTTCCGGCGCTCATCTGGGGTACGTTCCCCAGGTTGACTTGGTAAACGGGATTCGAGAACTCTTAACCTCAGAGGAAATAAATGGAAAATAA